The proteins below come from a single Halobacillus salinarum genomic window:
- a CDS encoding glycosyltransferase family 4 protein, whose translation MRIAIFTDTFTPQVNGVARTLQRYVDYLERKDISYRIFVPKANKHQLYSSEIHRFKSIPFHLYPECRLAIPNVYSIRKQLESFHPDLIHIATPFNIGLAGLYYGKKLGIPIVGSYHTNFDDYLKYYDLQFMSKWIWKYMRWFHHSFRKTFVPSQDTRQELLRHGFTNLHIWSRGVNCEHFHPISDPARLKKEYKITEPYLLTYVGRLAPEKDLHILMETAKRLPESIRKQVHWMVVGDGPMYEQLKAEAPGNMTFTGYMKGNKLAEIYASSSLFVFPSTTETFGNVVLESMASGTPVVGARAGGVQEIIEDQKTGILCEPGKTDDFVQAVSQLIEHRMKLKLMGYEARQYALGRSWDTIFDALLFEYEHALVDHEYSYA comes from the coding sequence GTGAGAATCGCTATTTTTACAGATACGTTTACACCACAGGTAAACGGCGTAGCCCGAACGCTGCAAAGGTATGTTGATTACTTGGAGCGTAAAGACATTAGTTATCGAATCTTTGTTCCAAAAGCCAATAAACATCAATTGTACTCAAGTGAAATCCACCGATTTAAAAGCATTCCCTTTCATTTGTATCCGGAATGCAGATTAGCTATCCCTAATGTGTATTCAATTCGAAAGCAGCTGGAATCATTCCATCCTGACCTTATCCACATTGCGACACCTTTCAATATTGGGTTAGCCGGATTATATTATGGCAAGAAGTTAGGAATTCCAATTGTTGGCTCCTACCACACAAACTTCGATGATTACTTAAAATACTATGACTTGCAATTTATGTCTAAATGGATATGGAAATACATGCGCTGGTTTCACCATTCCTTTAGAAAAACATTTGTACCCTCTCAAGACACCCGGCAGGAACTTCTCCGCCATGGATTTACGAACCTTCATATATGGAGCCGTGGCGTCAATTGTGAACACTTCCACCCAATCAGCGACCCAGCCAGACTAAAAAAAGAGTATAAGATTACTGAACCTTATCTCCTCACCTATGTCGGACGCCTTGCTCCAGAAAAAGACTTGCATATTTTAATGGAAACAGCTAAACGCCTTCCTGAATCCATTCGAAAACAAGTGCATTGGATGGTAGTTGGGGACGGTCCTATGTATGAACAGTTAAAGGCTGAAGCTCCAGGCAACATGACTTTCACGGGATACATGAAAGGAAATAAACTCGCAGAAATCTATGCAAGCTCAAGTTTATTTGTCTTTCCTTCAACTACCGAAACGTTTGGAAATGTAGTCCTGGAATCAATGGCTAGCGGAACCCCTGTAGTTGGAGCCCGTGCAGGTGGAGTGCAGGAAATCATTGAAGACCAAAAAACAGGGATTCTTTGTGAACCTGGGAAAACAGATGATTTCGTACAAGCTGTATCCCAACTAATCGAGCACCGTATGAAGCTGAAATTGATGGGATATGAAGCCAGGCAGTATGCATTAGGCAGATCGTGGGACACGATTTTTGACGCCCTGCTTTTTGAATATGAACATGCGCTTGTGGACCACGAATACTCTTATGCTTGA
- a CDS encoding LysE family translocator — translation MNIALTLSFLGAAIILTVMPGPDNLFVIAQSIAQQKKAGIATSLGLCSGLIVHITAAALGISAAVYHSVLIFNLVKAAGAVYLLYLAWQSFRSQQSSFELNGAKQASYSALYKKGILMNLLNPKVSLFFLALLPQFVDRNLGHVPVQMLLLGVLFLIQAFVIFSAISIFSEKLKKWLDKKSNIGRKINMIQGSIFLLIGLKLLLSEK, via the coding sequence ATGAACATAGCGCTAACTTTATCTTTCTTAGGCGCGGCCATCATTTTAACCGTGATGCCGGGACCGGATAACCTATTTGTCATCGCCCAAAGCATCGCACAGCAAAAGAAAGCGGGCATTGCCACTTCCCTTGGACTTTGTTCTGGTTTAATCGTACATATTACAGCAGCTGCCTTAGGTATTTCAGCAGCAGTCTACCATTCTGTTCTCATATTTAATCTTGTAAAAGCAGCCGGAGCCGTTTACCTTTTATATTTAGCCTGGCAGTCGTTCCGTTCCCAGCAAAGCTCCTTTGAACTGAATGGAGCAAAACAAGCTTCTTATTCAGCTCTTTATAAGAAAGGTATATTAATGAATCTGCTTAACCCAAAAGTATCTTTATTTTTCCTGGCTTTACTTCCCCAATTTGTAGATCGAAATCTAGGACATGTACCTGTTCAAATGCTCCTTCTTGGTGTACTTTTCTTGATTCAGGCATTCGTTATTTTTTCAGCTATTAGTATTTTTTCAGAAAAACTTAAAAAATGGTTAGACAAGAAGTCCAACATAGGACGAAAAATTAATATGATTCAGGGCAGTATCTTTCTGCTTATCGGTCTCAAGCTGTTGTTAAGCGAAAAATAA
- a CDS encoding pyridoxal phosphate-dependent decarboxylase family protein, producing the protein MPTQLNQPTIISNIEHYDDSFLHHGKEGLDAFQLQMQQVSTKLQQVFASADQPFVGKSHQTIRKEIEQMMDFSMNGSPLESVLDEIEDPILKNGIFVSHEKSMAHLHCPPLLPGIAADTIISALNQSMDSWDQSPAATYVEAELVHRLKEMACYPKEADGVFTTGGTQSNYMGILLARDAFCAEYWGVNVQQQGLPEGFQRLRILCSEEAHFTVKQAASQLGLGERAVVTVASDEKHQISLTRLEEALARLEKENALPFAIVGTCGTTDFGSIDPMAELAETARKHKIWLHIDAAFGGGLMLSHNHFQKLNGLNQADSMTIDFHKMFYQPISCGVFLVKDQTNFASLCHHADYLNPLKDDEEGILNLVNKSVQTTRRFDALKVYITLKTIGSRRLGNMIDSTLEMAKYAADYIAGKNEFEVENRDPELNTVVFQYQPSESRDYSSLNRRIQQEMLQQGKAVLAKTTINEKTFLKFTLLNPRTRREDIETVVGEIEKVGNTLVNGGFK; encoded by the coding sequence ATGCCGACACAGTTAAACCAACCAACCATAATTTCAAATATAGAACATTACGATGATTCCTTCCTTCATCACGGAAAAGAGGGATTGGACGCTTTTCAACTGCAAATGCAGCAAGTCAGCACGAAACTGCAGCAGGTGTTTGCCTCAGCCGATCAACCGTTTGTTGGAAAAAGTCACCAAACGATTAGAAAAGAGATCGAACAAATGATGGACTTTTCAATGAATGGCAGTCCATTAGAAAGTGTTCTTGATGAAATAGAAGATCCAATTTTGAAAAATGGAATTTTCGTTTCCCATGAAAAAAGCATGGCGCACCTTCATTGCCCGCCGCTGCTTCCTGGGATAGCTGCCGATACGATCATATCAGCCTTGAATCAATCTATGGATTCCTGGGATCAAAGTCCGGCCGCCACCTATGTAGAAGCAGAACTTGTTCATCGATTAAAAGAAATGGCTTGTTATCCAAAGGAAGCTGACGGCGTGTTTACAACTGGAGGCACCCAGTCTAATTACATGGGAATCCTGCTTGCGAGGGATGCCTTCTGTGCAGAATACTGGGGAGTTAATGTCCAGCAGCAAGGACTTCCTGAGGGATTTCAGCGGTTAAGAATTTTGTGCTCAGAGGAAGCTCATTTTACAGTCAAGCAGGCCGCTTCACAGCTTGGTCTCGGGGAACGAGCTGTGGTTACCGTGGCATCGGATGAAAAACATCAAATATCTTTGACGAGGCTTGAAGAAGCCTTGGCCAGGCTGGAGAAAGAAAACGCGCTTCCCTTTGCTATCGTAGGAACGTGCGGAACGACCGATTTTGGAAGTATAGATCCTATGGCTGAGTTAGCAGAAACAGCGAGAAAGCATAAAATATGGCTTCACATAGACGCAGCTTTTGGCGGGGGCTTAATGCTCAGCCATAATCATTTTCAAAAGCTTAACGGCTTGAACCAAGCTGATTCGATGACCATTGATTTTCATAAGATGTTTTACCAGCCAATCAGCTGTGGAGTTTTTCTAGTGAAGGATCAAACTAACTTTGCTTCTCTCTGTCATCACGCTGACTATTTAAATCCATTAAAAGATGATGAAGAAGGGATCTTAAATTTAGTAAATAAATCAGTACAGACCACTAGAAGGTTCGACGCTTTAAAAGTATACATCACCCTTAAAACGATCGGGAGCAGGAGACTTGGGAACATGATTGATTCTACCCTTGAAATGGCCAAGTATGCTGCTGATTATATAGCTGGGAAAAATGAGTTTGAAGTGGAAAACAGAGACCCAGAATTAAATACGGTCGTGTTTCAATACCAGCCTTCCGAATCAAGGGATTACAGTTCTTTAAATCGGCGCATCCAGCAGGAAATGCTGCAACAGGGAAAAGCAGTGCTTGCTAAAACAACGATCAATGAAAAGACTTTTTTGAAGTTTACGCTGCTGAATCCACGTACGAGACGTGAAGATATTGAAACGGTGGTTGGAGAAATAGAGAAGGTTGGAAATACACTTGTGAATGGAGGATTTAAATGA